The sequence CCTCATAATTTTTCTACTAAAGACTGCGTAGTCTATACTGGAACTCACGATAATGATACCATCATAGGTTGGCTTACTAAGACCGCTACCTTGAACGAACGAAATCATGCTTTAAGATACCTCGGGAGAGAAAGTGAGACTCAAATTCACTGGGATTTTATCCAATTAGCTTTAAGTTCCATCGCCAATATGGCTATTATCCCCTTACAGGATGTTCTTGGCTTAGGAAACCAGGCCAGAATGAATCTTCCGGGAAAGGCTTTAGGAAATTGGAAATGGCGATACACTTCCCAGATGTTAAATAATGGATCTAGAGAAAGATTAAAAGAATTGACTGAAAGATACGGTCGATAAATATGGAAGAATTTGAAGTAAGGATACTTGAGATTGATATAGAGAAAGATTAAGAGAGTTGACTGAAATGTACGGTTGATAAATATGGAAGAATTTGAAGTAAGGATACTTGAGATTGATATAGAGAAAGATTAAGAGAGTTGACTGAAATGTACGGTTGATAAATATGGAAGAATTTGAAGTAAAGATACTTGAGATTGATAAAAAAGAGATTGAAGAAAGGTTAATTTCTTTAGGGGCAGAAAGAGTCTTTGAGGGAGAAATTCATGCTTTCTTCTTTGATTTTAAAGATAGCTCTATCAAGAAGGCTAAAGACTTAGTTAGATTAAGAAGAGTAGGCCAGCGATCATTTCTGGCTTTTAAAAAATTTGTAGAATCTGAAGAAGTAAAAGTTCGTCAAGAATTAGAAGTAGAGGTTTCTGACTTAGAAACCACCAAGTTAATCTTAGAATCGTTAGGTCTTGTGTCTTGGTTATTCACCAGAAAAAGACGTCTTAGTTATAAATTAAACCATGTTCATTTTGAGTTTGATAAATATCTTGACCATTATGAATTTGTTCCGCTGTTTTTAGAAGTAGAGGCTCAAAACTTAGAAGAGATCTATAAATATGTGGAGTTACTTGGGTTTAAAAAAGAAGACTGCCAGCCTTGGACTATCTTAGAATTAGCTAATTATTATTCATAAACGTTCAGTGGCTGAAGGCTGATATCTGAACGTTTACTATTATTCTAATAAAAAAAAGAGAGGAATAATACTATGTTAAGATTAGAAAGAGGCCAAAAATTATTTATCTTTATTCAGATCGTTATCGATGCCATATTAATTTTAGCTTCCTTTTATCTTACCTGCTATCTTAGAATAGCTTTAAATCCTTTCTTTATAGAAAAATTTAAAGATTTAGTTGTTGCTTTAAGATTTATTCCTCCTTTATATCTAATCATTTTTTTATATCTAATCATCTTTAATAAATTTGGCATTTACGACCTCTCTAAAAAAAGAACCTTTTTGGATAATTTGCTCTTATTGATGAAAAGCACATTTTATGGGACTTTTATCTTGATAACTATTGCTTTTCTCTTTAAAGCTGAAAACTATTCTCGCTCCTTAATCTTTCTCTCTTTTTTTAATGTCTCCTTACTTGTCTATTTTGGCCATTTTTTAAGTAGAAAGATTTTAGCTTGGTTAAAAGCACAAAAGGTTGGCTTAGAAAAAGTAGCTCTTGTTGGCATAAACGAAGAAGTAAGAAAAATGGCTGAAGGCATAGAAGAAGACCCAAAATTAGGGTTGTATTTTATAGGATACTTAGTAAGCAAAGCTACCTCTAATCAAGTATCTCCTTCTATCATAAAAGACCATAAGATTATCGGAGAAGTAACTAATTGTAAAGAAATTATCAATAAACATGGAATAAACCGGATTATTATTTGGGACTCTACTCTGAGCCGAGAAGAACTCTTCTCTTTGGCTGCTACTTGTGAAAGAATGGATGTTTATTTAAATATGGTTCCAGATTCCTTAAGCTTATTTTCTCGAAAGATTAGTCTTACTCAGATAAATGGGTATCCTTTAATTGCTTTACGGAAGATGGAGCTTGACCACTGGGATGCGATGGTGAAAAGAATCTTCGACCTTACTGGAGCTGCGATAGGTATAATTATCTTACTTCCCGTAATCTTATTAATTTCTATCTTAATTAAGCTTAATTCCAGAGGCCCTGTTTTTTATACTCAAAAGCGTCTGGGAAAAGGAGAACGTTATTTTCAGTTTTATAAATTTCGCTCGATGGTCAAAGGTGCTAATAAAATAGTTTCAGAGGAAAAACGAAGAGAACATGCTGATGGCTATCTCTTTAAACTTAAAGATGATCCTCGAATTACTAAAGTGGGGAAATTTCTTAGAAAATACAGCTTAGACGAATTACCCCAACTTTTTAATGTCTTAAAAGGAGAGATGAGTTTAGCAGGACCTCGTCCCTTACCGGTAATTGATGTAAAAACCTTAGGAGATGATGAGCATTATAATTTTTGGGCTAATCAAAGAACAAATGTTCTTCCAGGAATTACCGGACTTTGGCAAGTAAGCGGACGAAGTAATCTTCCCTTTGAGGAAATGGTAAAACTTGATCTTTATTATATAGAAGAATGGTCTATTTGGTTAGATATTAAGATTTTATTAAAGACAATTCCGGTAGTCTTGTTAAGCAAAGGAGCTTATTAGTTAAGGACGGCCATATTTTTTATTGTTGGTGGCTTAAAGATAAAGAATGAATTGAATTTGGCGGAAAAATTGTGTATACTGTGTATAATGTAATGGTAGAAACTAGCTTCAAACTTAGCTCTTTGTATCCTTGGATCAATTCTGTCAGATCTAATTAGTTGTTCAAAATAGAGTAATTTTCTATACCATCTTGTTTTTAAGATAGGAGGAGTGTTTACATGGAAGGTAGAATTATCTTTGTTTTTGGGGGGATTAGGAGTGGAAAGAGTGATTTTGTGGTAAATTTTGCCTTAAGGGTAAAGAAAAGTGTCACCTTTATTGCCACCGCAGAACCTATTGATGAAGAGATGAAAGAGAAAATAAAACTTCATCAACAAAGTCGGCCTAAAAAATGGATTACTATTGAGGAATCTAACGATATTGGATCAGCTTTAGATAAAGTAGAGAGCGAAGTAATCATTATAGAATGTTTAGCTACTTATATCTCAAATTTTATGATCAAAGAAAAAGATCCCCTATGGGAAATGAAGCATCTCTTAAATAAAATTTCTAAATCAAATAAGCGAATATTTATCATTAGCAATGACGTGGGTAATTGTCTTATTCCTGATAATAAATTAGGACGAGACTTTATCAATATTATGGGTAAAATTAATCAAGAAATAGTTAAATTAGCTCATGAAGTTTATTATCTTCGGGCTGGAATTTCAGATAGATTAAAATAGATCTAAACACTAGAGGGTTTAAAGACTTTGGATAGATAAAGACGATGGAAGCTATGAAAATAGATTTTTTTCAAGAAGAAGTAGAAGAACTTAAAAAGAAAGGATTACATAGAAACCTCCTGGTGATTGAAAGTGCTCAAAGACCAAGAGTTAAAGTAGAAGGAAGAAACTTTCTCTTGTTTTCTTCTAATAATTACTTAGGTTTAGCTAATCATCCCCAACTAAAAAAAGATACCAAAAAGGCAATAGATAAGTATGGAGTTGGAGCAGGAGCATCTCGATTGATTTCTGGAAATATGATCTTACACCAGAAGCTTGAAAAAAAGATTGCCGAATTTAAGGAGTGTGAAGAAGCGATAATATTTACTTCCGGTTATACAGCTAATATAGGGGTAATACCAGCTTTAGTAAGGAGCGGTGATCTGGTTATTATCGATAAATTATGCCATGCTAGTATTATTGATGGTTGTCGACTTTCTAAGGCAAAACTACAAGTATATCCTCATCGAGATGTAGAGGCATTAGAAAAAATCCTGAAGAGATCTGATAAGAAGGCTATTAAAAGATTAATTATTACCGAGGGTATCTTTAGCCTGGATGGAGATATCTCCCCTTTGCCTGAAATACTAACCTTAGCTAAGAAGTATGAAGCTTTAATATTATTAGATGATGCTCATGCTACTGGTGTTTTAGGAAAAGAAGGTAGAGGAACATGTGAATACTTTAACTTAAAAGATAATTGTATTATTCAGATGGGTACCTTTAGTAAAGCTTTAGGAAGTTTAGGGGGATTTGTAGGAGCAAATAAAAGTCTCATTGATTATTTAAGAAATAAAGCCAGAAGTTTTATTTACTCTACCGCCTTACCTCCTTCTGTCATAGCTACTTCTTTGTCTGCCCTAGAGATAGTAAAAAGCAATCCAAGACCAAGGGAGAGATTGTGGAAAAATGTAAACTATTTAAAAAAGAAACTTAAGGAATTAGGATTTAACTTGTTAAATACTACTTCTCAGATAATTCCTTTAATAGTTGGAGATAACGAAAAAACATTAAGAGTTTCTGAATCTTTATATCAAGAAGGGATACTTATTCCAGCTATTCGGACGCCTACTGTCCCCAAAGGAACAGAAAGGTTAAGAATTACCTTGATGGCTACCCATCAAAAGAGAGATTTGGATTATTTGATTTCAGTTTTCTTAGAGTTAGGTGAAAAATGTCTCCTCAGTCCATAATGATTCAAGGAACAAGTTCCCATGTAGGAAAAAGCCTTGTTGTAACAGGGCTTTGTAGAATATTCAAACAAGATGGCCTAAAGGTAGCACCTTTTAAGAGTCAAAATATGTCTAATAATTCTTTTGTCACAGAAAAGGGTGAAGAAATTTCGAGGGCACAGGTAGCCCAGGCCGAAGCAGCTAAGATTAAGCCTCTCATCGAGATAAATCCAATATTGCTAAAACCTACTTCCGATCAAAGAGTGCAAGTAGTAGTCAAAGGTAAGGTAATCTCTAATATGGATGCCTTAACCTATGATAAACACAAAAGAAAGCTCTTTAAGGTAGTAGAAGAGTGTTATCAAACTCTTGGTGGTTTATTTGAAGTAATTGTCATTGAAGGTGCTGGAAGTCCAGCCGAAATAAATTTAAAAAATAAAGATATTGCCAATATGAAGATTGCTCACATGGCTAATTCACCCGTGATTTTAGTAGCTGACATCGACAAAGGAGGAGTTTTTGCTAGCCTTGTTGGTACTTTAAGTCTCTTGCCACCTAAAGAACGAAGGAGAGTGGCTGGAATTATTATTAATAAATTTAGGGGCAACTTAGAAATTTTAAGACCTGGCCTAGATTTTATAGAAAAAAAGACCAA is a genomic window of bacterium containing:
- a CDS encoding bifunctional adenosylcobinamide kinase/adenosylcobinamide-phosphate guanylyltransferase; its protein translation is MEGRIIFVFGGIRSGKSDFVVNFALRVKKSVTFIATAEPIDEEMKEKIKLHQQSRPKKWITIEESNDIGSALDKVESEVIIIECLATYISNFMIKEKDPLWEMKHLLNKISKSNKRIFIISNDVGNCLIPDNKLGRDFINIMGKINQEIVKLAHEVYYLRAGISDRLK
- a CDS encoding CYTH domain-containing protein, which gives rise to MEEFEVKILEIDKKEIEERLISLGAERVFEGEIHAFFFDFKDSSIKKAKDLVRLRRVGQRSFLAFKKFVESEEVKVRQELEVEVSDLETTKLILESLGLVSWLFTRKRRLSYKLNHVHFEFDKYLDHYEFVPLFLEVEAQNLEEIYKYVELLGFKKEDCQPWTILELANYYS
- the bioF gene encoding 8-amino-7-oxononanoate synthase, which translates into the protein MDFFQEEVEELKKKGLHRNLLVIESAQRPRVKVEGRNFLLFSSNNYLGLANHPQLKKDTKKAIDKYGVGAGASRLISGNMILHQKLEKKIAEFKECEEAIIFTSGYTANIGVIPALVRSGDLVIIDKLCHASIIDGCRLSKAKLQVYPHRDVEALEKILKRSDKKAIKRLIITEGIFSLDGDISPLPEILTLAKKYEALILLDDAHATGVLGKEGRGTCEYFNLKDNCIIQMGTFSKALGSLGGFVGANKSLIDYLRNKARSFIYSTALPPSVIATSLSALEIVKSNPRPRERLWKNVNYLKKKLKELGFNLLNTTSQIIPLIVGDNEKTLRVSESLYQEGILIPAIRTPTVPKGTERLRITLMATHQKRDLDYLISVFLELGEKCLLSP
- a CDS encoding sugar transferase produces the protein MLRLERGQKLFIFIQIVIDAILILASFYLTCYLRIALNPFFIEKFKDLVVALRFIPPLYLIIFLYLIIFNKFGIYDLSKKRTFLDNLLLLMKSTFYGTFILITIAFLFKAENYSRSLIFLSFFNVSLLVYFGHFLSRKILAWLKAQKVGLEKVALVGINEEVRKMAEGIEEDPKLGLYFIGYLVSKATSNQVSPSIIKDHKIIGEVTNCKEIINKHGINRIIIWDSTLSREELFSLAATCERMDVYLNMVPDSLSLFSRKISLTQINGYPLIALRKMELDHWDAMVKRIFDLTGAAIGIIILLPVILLISILIKLNSRGPVFYTQKRLGKGERYFQFYKFRSMVKGANKIVSEEKRREHADGYLFKLKDDPRITKVGKFLRKYSLDELPQLFNVLKGEMSLAGPRPLPVIDVKTLGDDEHYNFWANQRTNVLPGITGLWQVSGRSNLPFEEMVKLDLYYIEEWSIWLDIKILLKTIPVVLLSKGAY